One window of the Asterias rubens unplaced genomic scaffold, eAstRub1.3, whole genome shotgun sequence genome contains the following:
- the LOC117305999 gene encoding uncharacterized protein LOC117305999, translating into MPMHGIAGTGGAGATLAAFYTIPTIGATLQDTACDQSAELPPLAELNGTIGENQTQDFAQDIPPEGTTIILRTAKGTVAMYGSATVRTPNSALNDFNLTATEGQGPVLIFIGFDFFVPNQNDMEANNETIGTVYFTIEGKQATNVFSLVSAEGDVTKPEPTQPNYNGVGMVTTTVSYIALIILNGVIIARLAIAL; encoded by the exons atgccaatgcACGGGATCGCGGGGACGGGAGGCGCGGG cgctacacttgcagcattttATACTATCCCAACCATCGGTGCTACACTCCAAGATACCGCATGTGATC aaTCTGCTGAGCTGCCTCCACTCGCCGAGCTCAACGGTACAATCGGAGAAAACCAAACACAGGACTTCGCCCAAGACATACCTCCAGAAGGTACCACCATTATTCTCCGTACGGCCAAAGGTACCGTAGCAATGTATGGATCGGCAACCGTCAGGACACCCAACTCGGCCCTCAACGATTTCAACCTGACAGCCACCGAAGGACAAGGCCCCGTGTTGATCTTCATTGGATTCGATTTCTTTG TGCCCAATCAGAATGACATGGAAGCGAACAATGAAACAATCGGCACAGTGTATTTCACCATCGAGGGAAAGCAAGCAACCAATGTCTTCTCATTGGTTTCAGCCGAGGGTGACGTCACCAAACCGGAACCAACCCAACCAAACTACAATGGCGTTGGTATGGTCACTACGACAGTGTCATACATTGCTCTGATTATTCTGAATGGAGTAATTATTGCTCGTTTGGCAATTGCACTTTAA
- the LOC117306005 gene encoding collagen alpha-5(VI) chain-like, whose amino-acid sequence MGIGLIKVALLASLIVACFKQSSLAGTDNTILPDAFGPDVVDATIGKIAIVEQASLLKPQDRILIRIAWVETQFGTAQLTHPNYYGGIWRVDRAMFDVTVGMFNMDRYSDIFEAISTHLGIIWVQSTWEHCRQPLYSGLAARLFLHNANPIIPPGWSVEQQAIYWRDNYPHDPPTGNVTYFSVRVAELPGCTNKGIDLVFVVDGSGSVGSSNFETSKQFVNDVVDSFEIGSDRTRVGVIQYSSSVNIEFHLNQYTDKSSLQQAISSINYIGGGTNTEEALNVMVDEGFKVTNGARELGIPRVAVVLTDGQSQGADRVRVPADRAREEDITIFAIGVTANINQAELNAIANKPNDTYVFEVSNFDAIATIGATLQDTACDQSAELPPLAELNGTIGENQAQNFVQDIPPEGITIILRTANGTVVMYGSTTLELPNSALNDFILTAIEGQGPVEIFIGEGFFGSLLGRRRRQVPNQNDTKANNETIGKLYISIKGKQATNVFSLVTAEGDVTKPEATEPGTTQPETTEPEGTQPDTTKPDNGVGIVTTTVPYIALIILNAFITARLAIAL is encoded by the exons ATGGGGATAGGCTTGATAAAAG TTGCCCTATTGGCATCTTTGATAGTCGCTTGCTTCAAGCAATCATCACTGGCTGGTACGGACAACACCATCCTCCCAGATGCCTTTGGTCCCGATGTCGTGGATGCCACCATCGGCAAGATAGCAATAGTTGAACAGGCCAGCCTACTCAAACCGCAGGACAGGATTCTGATTCGCATAGCATGGGTAGAAACGCAGTTCGGCACTGCACAGCTCACTCACCCTAACTACTACGGTGGGATATGGCGTGTCGATCGTGCTATGTTTGATGTTACTGTGGGCATGTTCAACATGGACAGATACAGTGATATATTTGAGGCGATTTCAACTCACCTGGGGATAATCTGGGTCCAGTCTACTTGGGAACACTGCCGCCAACCTTTGTACTCCGGTCTTGCTGCTCGTCTATTTCTTCACAACGCCAACCCGATCATCCCACCG GGCTGGTCTGTGGAGCAACAAGCAATTTATTGGCGAGACAACTACCCACACGATCCTCCTACTGGTAATGTGACGTATTTTTCCGTAAGAGTCGCAGAATTACCAG GATGTACAAACAAGGGCATCGATTTGGTCTTTGTAGTTGACGGTTCTGGAAGTGTTGGATCAAGTAATTTCGAGACGTCCAAGCAATTTGTAAATGACGTTGTCGATTCATTTGAGATTGGTAGCGATCGCACACGCGTTGGAGTCATTCAGTATTCCTCCTCTGTTAACATCGAGTTTCACTTGAACCAATACACGGATAAAAGTTCACTTCAACAGGCGATTAGTAGTATAAATTACATAGGTGGAGGTACTAATACGGAGGAGGCTTTGAATGTCATGGTAGATGAAGGTTTCAAAGTTACAAACGGAGCCAGGGAGCTTGGTATTCCACGGGTGGCAGTTGTTCTAACAGATGGTCAATCACAAGGAGCTGACCGTGTCCGTGTGCCAGCAGACAGAGCCCGCGAAGAGGACATTACCATCTTTGCCATCGGTGTAACGGCAAACATAAATCAGGCTGAGCTGAACGCTATTGCAAACAAACCGAACGATACCTACGTGTTTGAGGTTAGCAATTTTGATGCTATCGCAACAATCGGTGCTACACTCCAAGATACCGCATGTGATC aaTCTGCAGAGCTGCCTCCACTCGCCGAGCTCAACGGTACAATCGGAGAAAACCAAGCACAGAACTTCGTTCAAGACATACCTCCAGAAGGTATTACCATTATTCTCCGAACAGCTAATGGTACCGTAGTCATGTATGGATCCACAACCCTCGAATTGCCCAACTCGGCCCTCAACGATTTCATACTGACAGCCATCGAAGGACAAGGCCCCGTGGAGATCTTCATTGGAGAAGGCTTCTTTGGTAGTTTGCTCGGCCGTAGACGACGTCAG gtgccTAATCAGAACGACACGAAAGCGAACAATGAAACAATCGGCAAACTGTATATCAGCATCAAGGGAAAGCAAGCAACCAATGTCTTCTCATTGGTTACAGCCGAGGGTGACGTCACCAAACCAGAAGCCACCGAACCGGGAACCACCCAACCGGAAACTACCGAACCAGAAGGCACCCAACCCGACACCACCAAACCTGACAATGGCGTTGGCATAGTCACTACGACAGTGCCATACATTGCTCTGATCATCCTGAATGCATTTATTACTGCTCGTTTGGCAATTGCACTTTAA
- the LOC117305998 gene encoding LOW QUALITY PROTEIN: matrilin-4-like (The sequence of the model RefSeq protein was modified relative to this genomic sequence to represent the inferred CDS: inserted 2 bases in 1 codon; deleted 1 base in 1 codon; substituted 1 base at 1 genomic stop codon): protein MRTWGDGRRVGWAGLDGGLGCTNKGIDLVFVVDGSGSVGSSDFETSKQFVNDVVDSFEIGSDRTRVGVIQYSSSVNIXFHLNQYKDKSSIQQAIMNIAYLGGGTNTEGALNVMVDEGFKVTNGARELGIPRVAVVLTDGQSQGADRVRVPADRAREEDITIFAIGVTANINQAELNAIANKPNDTYVFEVSNFDAIATIGATLQKSAELPPLAELNGTIGENQAQNFVQDIPPEGITIILRTANGTVVMYGSTTLELPNSALNDFILTAIEGQGPVEIFIGDFIXGSLLGRRRRQVPNQNDTKANNETIDKLYISIKGKQATNVFSLVTAEGDVTKPEATEPGTTQPETTEPEGTQPDTTKPDNGVGIVTPTVPYIALIILNAFITARLAIEL from the exons atgaggacttggggtgatggtaggagagtGGGATGGGCTGGTTTGGATGGAGGCTTGG GATGTACAAACAAGGGCATCGATTTGGTCTTTGTAGTTGACGGTTCTGGAAGTGTTGGATCAAGTGATTTCGAGACGTCCAAGCAATTTGTAAATGACGTTGTCGATTCATTTGAGATTGGTAGCGATCGCACACGCGTTGGAGTCATTCAGTATTCCTCCTCTGTTAACATCTAGTTTCACTTGAACCAATACAAGGATAAAAGTTCAATTCAGCAGGCGATTATGAATATAGCTTACTTGGGTGGAGGTACTAATACGGAGGGGGCTTTGAATGTCATGGTAGATGAAGGTTTCAAAGTTACAAACGGAGCCAGGGAGCTTGGTATCCCTCGGGTGGCAGTTGTTCTAACAGATGGTCAATCACAAGGAGCTGACCGTGTCCGTGTGCCAGCAGACAGAGCCCGCGAAGAAGACATTACCATCTTTGCCATCGGTGTGACGGCAAACATAAATCAGGCTGAGCTGAACGCTATTGCAAACAAACCGAACGACACCTATGTGTTTGAAGTTAGCAAT TTTGATGCTATCGCAACAATCGGTGCTACACTCCAAA aaTCTGCTGAGCTGCCTCCACTCGCCGAGCTCAACGGAACAATCGGAGAAAACCAAGCACAGAACTTCGTCCAAGACATACCTCCAGAAGGTATTACCATTATTCTCCGAACAGCTAATGGTACCGTAGTCATGTATGGATCCACAACCCTCGAATTGCCCAACTCGGCCCTCAACGATTTCATACTGACAGCCATCGAAGGACAAGGCCCCGTAGAGATCTTCATTGGAGACTTCAT TGGTAGTTTGCTCGGCCGTAGACGACGTCAG gtgccTAATCAGAACGACACGAAAGCGAACAATGAAACAATCGACAAACTGTATATCAGCATCAAGGGAAAGCAAGCAACCAATGTCTTCTCATTGGTTACAGCCGAGGGTGACGTCACCAAACCAGAAGCCACCGAACCGGGAACCACCCAACCGGAAACTACCGAACCAGAAGGCACCCAACCCGACACCACCAAACCTGACAATGGCGTTGGCATAGTCACTCCGACAGTGCCATACATTGCTCTGATCATCCTGAATGCATTTATTACTGCTCGTTTGGCAATTGAACTTTAA